From Mastacembelus armatus chromosome 13, fMasArm1.2, whole genome shotgun sequence, one genomic window encodes:
- the bckdha gene encoding 2-oxoisovalerate dehydrogenase subunit alpha, mitochondrial — MAAVSWTNKMFGQCFRAARRTAGLKALRLLQHRTFRVGAVHWQQPFDSSLEKPQFPGASAEFVDHLEFIQPNVISGIPVYRVMDRQGKIMNPSQDPQLSKETVLNFYQKMTLLNTMDRILYESQRQGRISFYMTNYGEEGTHIGSAAALEPDDLVFGQYREAGVLMYRGFPLDLFMAQCYGNADDLGKGRQMPVHYGSKDLNFVSISSPLATQIPQAAGAAYAVKRQNTNRAVICYFGEGAASEGDAHAGFNFSATLECPLIFFCRNNGYAISTPTNEQYRGDGIAARGPGYGMLSIRVDGNDVFAVYNATKEARRRAVAENQPFLIEAMTYRIGHHSTSDDSSAYRSVDEVNYWDKQDHPISRLRHYMTARGWWSEDDERSWRKQSRKTVMEAFERAERRLKPNPELLFTDVYEEMTPTLNKQREALLRHVQQYKEHYPLDLYEKYIH; from the exons ATGGCGGCTGTGAGCTGGACGAACAAAATGTTTGGACAGTGTTTCCGCGCTGCTCGTCGAACGGCAGGACTGAAGGCACTGAGGCTGCTCCAACACAGAACCTTCAGAGTCGGT GCCGTGCACTGGCAGCAGCCCTTTGATTCATCACTGGAAAAGCCACAGTTCCCTGGAGCTTCAGCTGAGTTTGTGGATCATCTTGAGTTTATCCAGCCCAATGTCATCTCTGGGATCCCAGTGTACCGAGTGATGGACAGGCAGGGCAAGATCATGAACCCCTCTCAAGACCCTCAG CTCTCCAAAGAGACAGTTTTGAATTTTTATCAGAAGATGACTTTGTTGAACACAATGGACCGTATTCTTTATGAATCTCAGAGACAG GGTCGGATTTCTTTCTACATGACTAATTATGGTGAGGAAGGGACACATATTGGTAGCGCTGCTGCTCTTGAGCCAGATGACCTCGTCTTCGGTCAATACAGAGAAGCTG gagtgcttaTGTACCGTGGTTTTCCTCTGGATTTGTTTATGGCTCAGTGTTACGGTAATGCCGACGACCTTGGTAAGGGCCGGCAGATGCCTGTCCACTATGGCTCCAAAGATCTGAACTTTGTgtccatctcctctcctctggccACTCAGATTCCTCAGG CGGCTGGAGCTGCCTATGCAGTGAAGAGACAAAATACCAATCGTGCTGTAATCTGTTATTTTGGAGAGGGAGCAGCCAGCGAAGGGGACGCACATGCTGGCTTCAACTTCTCTGCCACTCTTGAGTGCCCACTGATATTCTTCTGTCGCAACAATGGCTACGCCATCTCTACTCCGACCAATGAGCAGTACAGAGGGGATGGCATCG CCGCCCGTGGTCCGGGCTATGGCATGCTGTCCATTCGTGTTGACGGTAAtgatgtgtttgctgtttaCAATGCAACAAAGGAAGCGCGTCGCAGGGCTGTGGCTGAGAACCAGCCCTTCCTCATTGAGGCAATGACCTACAG AATTGGCCACCACAGCACCAGCGATGACAGCTCAGCTTACCGCTCAGTGGACGAGGTGAATTACTGGGACAAGCAGGATCATCCCATCTCCAGGCTGAGACACTACATGACAGCCCGTGGCTGGTGGAGCGAGGATGAtgagaggagctggaggaagcaATCTCGCAAAACAGTTATGGAAGCATTTGAGAGGGCTGAGAGGCGTCTGAAGCCCAATCCTGAACTGTTGTTCACTGACGTGTATGAGGAGATGACGCCTACCTTGAACAAGCAGAGAGAAGCCCTGTTGAGGCATGTACAGCAGTACAAAGAGCACTACCCTCTTGACCTGTATGAGAAGTATATTCATTGA
- the exosc5 gene encoding exosome complex component RRP46 produces MEECGSSNAFLREFGCEQSLLSRPDGSASFIQGDTSVLAGVYGPAEVKVSKEIYDRATLEVLIQPKVGLPTVKERSQEQCVRETCEASLLLSLHPRSSLTLILQVLHDDGSLLSCFLNAACMALMDAGLPMSCLFCGVTCAIDANGEIITDPTAAQEKESRALMTFAIDSKEHKVMMSSTKGSFSVHELQQCIAVSQKASEKIFQFYRDSIRRRYSKTL; encoded by the exons ATGGAAGAGTGCGGTTCTTCAAATGCTTTTTTGCGGGAGTTTGGTTGTGAACAGAGTTTACTGTCTCGACCTGACGGTTCAGCGTCCTTCATCCAAG GTGATACAAGTGTGTTGGCTGGAGTGTATGGACCAGCTGAGGTCAAAGTCAGCAAGGAGATTTATGACCGGGCAACGCTGGAGGTGCTGATCCAGCCCAAAGTGGGACTGCCAA CTGTAAAGGAGCGTTCACAAGAGCAGTGTGTGCGAGAAACGTGTGAGGCATCTCTGCTCTTGTCACTTCATCCCCGCTCCTCCCTCACTCTTATTCTTCAGGTGTTGCATGATGATGGTTCT CTGTTGTCCTGCTTTCTGAATGCAGCCTGTATGGCTCTCATGGATGCAGGCTTGCCGATGAGTTGCCTGTTCTGTGGAGTGACTTGTGCCATTGACGCGAATGGTGAAATTATCACAGATCCCACTGCAGCTCAGGAAAAG GAAAGTCGAGCTTTGATGACTTTTGCTATTGACAGCAAAGAGCACAAAGTAATGATGTCATCAACGAAAGGATCATTTTCAGTTCATGAG ctgcagcagtgtaTAGCAGTCAGCCAGAAAGCATCAGAGAAGATCTTCCAGTTCTACAGAGATTCTATCAGGCGGCGATACTCCAAAACCCTCTGA
- the tmem91 gene encoding synapse differentiation-inducing gene protein 1: MEDLDELKHPLVEENPNNSQASGPVLVPGTGQARGGLFKGVLVKCEQNRAYPPLAWTGYCGHPSELQQQQLLDPCSLPHTVESFYPSATIWGHTDSLLSKDYLETTFVDIRPGSTLERKLLAETQDFHSVSYSMDDEDDLLPDSDDSSIDDFSDTDSESNFPLMIPQDYLGLAFFSMLCCFWPLGIAAFYLSQKTNKASAQGDFQGANTASRQALWLSVLSIVFGIITYICAIAVLISYLSAKPP; the protein is encoded by the exons ATGGAAGATCTCGATGAGCTCAAGCACCCTCTTGTGGAAGAAAACCCCAATAACAGCCAGGCATCAGGCCCAGTGCTGGTGCCTGGGACCGGACAAGCCCGAGGTGGGCTGTTCAAGGGTGTCTTGGTTAAGTGTGAGCAGAACCGGGCCTACCCTCCCTTAGCGTGGACAGGCTATTGTGGACATCCGTCtgagcttcagcagcagcagctactggACCCTTGCTCCTTACCTCACACAGTGGAGTCCTTTTACCCATCAGCCACCATCTGGGGCCACACAGACTCACTGCTCAGCAAAGACTACCTGGAGACCACGTTTGTGGACATTCGGCCCGGCTCCACCCTGGAGAGGAAGCTGCTGGCCGAGACCCAGGATTTCCATAGTGTGTCCTACAGCATGGATGATGAGGATGACCTGCTTCCTGACTCTGAC GACTCCTCAATTGATGACTTCAGTGATACAGACAGCGAGAGCAACTTCCCCCTGATGATCCCACAGGACTACCTGGGTCTAGCTTTTTTCTCCATGCTCTGCTGCTTCTGGCCCCTGGGCATCGCCGCTTTTTACCTTTCACAGAAg ACCAACAAGGCATCGGCTCAGGGGGATTTTCAGGGGGCCAATACAGCATCTCGCCAGGCTCTGTGGCTCTCAGTGCTCTCCATTGTGTTTGGAATCATAACGTACATCTGTGCCATCGCTGTGCTGATTTCCTACCTGTCTGCAAAACCACCATAA
- the ppp1r13l gene encoding relA-associated inhibitor produces MSSQTSFGSSMLFQSINDDLNASLATADELSREFNSMLREVSSCNNNTNSETSNTITREKPQSQQLSNTSILTGESGGSSISSPFSPSTTSFRPVESVSSSNITLPSSSAILTSPLPSPNIITEAHSPLPRAGSDSYSYGQQSPRQSPHSPRRNPPSLYEMNPRGSVGYTDKSPSANPTAVPFDQPSRSTSLYTSIKLLSPYDSIQMGRRSPRPDRSPSPLSFNHPMSSTLPRNFGFRQPDESVQWQKSPAKWNETDLDVSYERKPHHTYDKTEWLRPSVPNTSWRESNLDGPPPAPSPKKDLRSSSLQYSHASLPRNTRVSMPPDVSSSDHSHYYPQPIISRISIPPTSTQSHQRRPIPLSVIMRLQNPHWGAMSAYPPRVLGGEGDMAPYQPAVPIPREFFHQPVLKPQQQPPELRQPALYSDALNPEDIDAELERLDYVQQLPVISENPSMPEGGKEGEQAVPPAPRPLSPTRLQPVVAPEAQAQQIPDLEELLRIRAEIPRALKRRGSVEQSQPLKKASQYQPNQYKFLINKLFRKNDHRLKGEQGSENSSSSDGEDSATPPAPLPQTSTLIPLDFRSYHSILRRSSRERKRSGNRARLSPLVLLLDGSLVGELDTVQRAVQEMNDPSQPNDEGITALHNAICGGHYNVVDFLVRCGANVSAPDSHGWTPLHCAASCNDRPLCEFLVRNGAAVMAVTESDGATASQKCDPYAPGFEECESFLRGVEEAMGVENSGVLYSLWSYPAQAADELSFKEGDMVTILQKPEGSDWWWASLCGKEGFVPNNYFGLFPKVRPKSLC; encoded by the exons CTCAGTCCCAGCAGCTGTCCAACACCTCCATCCTTACAGGAGAGTCAGGAGGTAGTTCCATCTCTTCACCTTTCTCCCCGAGCACCACATCTTTCCGTCCCGTGGAGTCGGTCAGCTCCAGCAATATAACTTTACCATCCTCTTCTGCCATCCTCACCAGCCCACTCCCATCCCCTAATATCATCACGGAGGCACACTCTCCACTTCCTCGGGCAGGATCTGACAGCTACTCATATGGCCAGCAGAGCCCCAGACAGTCGCCTCACAGTCCAAGGCGTAATCCCCCCTCTCTGTATGAAATGAACCCACGAGGTTCAGTTGGTTACACAGATAAAAGCCCCTCTGCCAACCCCACAGCTGTCCCTTTTGACCAGCCCTCTCGCTCCACTTCACTCTACACCTCCATCAAACTGCTGAGCCCGTACGACAGCATCCAGATGGGCCGCAGGTCACCTCGGCCAGACAGAAGTCCCTCTCCTTTATCTTTCAATCATCCGATGTCCAGTACTCTCCCACGAAATTTTGGTTTTAGGCAGCCTG atGAGAGTGTGCAGTGGCAAAAGAGCCCTGCCAAGTGGAATGAGACAGATCTGGACGTGTCCTATGAGAGGAAACCTCACCACACCTATGACA agacagaatgGCTGCGGCCGTCTGTGCCAAACACCAGCTGGAGAGAATCCAACCTCGATGGCCCCCCTCCAGCCCCAAGCCCCAAAAAG gATCTTCGCTCCTCATCGCTCCAGTATTCACATGCTTCTCTTCCCCGCAACACCCGTGTATCAATGCCTCCAGATGTTTCATCTTCAGACCACTCCCATTATTACCCTCAGCCCATCATCTCCCGTATTTCAATTCCCCCAACCTCTACTCAGTCACATCAGCGCAGACCCATCCCTCTCTCCGTCATCATGCGCCTCCAAAACCCCCACTGGGGAGCAATGTCAGCCTACCCCCCCAGAGTCCTGGGAGGAGAAGGGGACATGGCACCTTACCAACCAGCTGTACCCATCCCAAGGGAATTCTTTCATCAGCCTGTTCTCAAGCCTCAGCAACAGCCCCCTGAGCTGAGACAGCCAGCCTTATACAGTGACg cactGAACCCAGAGGATATTGATGCAGAGTTAGAGCGGTTGGACTATGTTCAACAACTGCCTGTGATTTCGGAGAATCCCAGCATGCCAGAGGGGGGTAAGGAGGGTGAGCAGGCTGTGCCGCCTGCTCCCCGGCCCCTGAGCCCCACCAGGCTGCAGCCGGTGGTGGCCCCTGAGGCCCAGGCACAGCAGATACCTGACCTGGAGGAGCTGCTTCGCATCCGGGCAGAAATCCCCCGGGCTTTGAAGAGACGGGGATCTGTGGAACAGTCGCAACCCCTGAAGAAGGCTTCACAGTACCAGCCAAACCAGTACAAGTTTCTCATCAACAAGCTATTTCGCAAGAACGATCACCGCCTAAAAGGGGAGCAAGGTAGCGAGAACAGTAGCTCTTCGGACGGAGAGGACAGCGCTACACCTCCTGCCCCTCTACCACAGACATCCACACTGATTCCCCTGGACTTCAGA AGCTACCATTCAATTCTGCGGCGGTCCAGTCGAGAGCGCAAACGTTCTGGGAATCGAGCTCGGCTCAGCCCgctggtcctgctgctggacGGATCGTTGGTTGGCGAACTGGATACAGTGCAGAGAGCTGtgcaggag ATGAATGACCCTAGCCAGCCAAACGATGAAGGCATCACTGCCCTTCACAATGCAATCTGTGGGGGGCATTACAATGTGGTGGACTTCCTGGTCCGCTGCGGGGCTAATGTCAGTGCACCAGACAGCCATGGCTG GACGCCTCTGCATTGTGCAGCGTCTTGTAACGACCGTCCTCTGTGTGAGTTTTTGGTGAGGAATGGAGCTGCTGTCATGGCTGTGACAGAGAGTGATGGAGCTACTGCTTCCCAAAAGTGTGATCCCTACGCTCCTGGGTTTGAGGAATGTGAGAGCTTCCTGAGGG GTGTAGAGGAGGCCATGGGGGTGGAGAACAGCGGGGTGCTGTACTCTCTGTGGAGTTACCCAGCTCAGGCAGCTGATGAGCTGAGCTTCAAAGAGGGAGACATGGTCACAATCCTGCAGAAACCTGAAGGATCAGACTGGTGGTGGGCCTCACTCTGTGGCAAGGAGGGATTTGTTCCCAACAACTACTTTGGG CTTTTCCCAAAGGTTCGACCAAAATCTCTCTGCTAA